GCCTCACGCGGGCCGGACGACGCTCCCTCGCCGTCGTGGCCCGGGTTGTAGATCAGGTCGGTGAGCTTCTCGGCCCTGATCCCGCGGGTGCGAGCCAGGCCGAGCGCGAAGAGGACGGCGTCGATGATGTTCGACTTCCCGGACCCGTTCGGGCCCGTAACGACGGTGAAGTCCTCGTAGAAGGGGATCTTCGTCTTCCGGCCGAAACTCTTGAAATTGTCCAGGACGAGCGCCTTGATGTGCATTCGAGATCTCCGTAGAGCGGGCGTCGATCGCCGACGTGGGTCGGGCGAGTCGACGAGTTATGCGACAATAATGTCGTCGGTACCTGAGTCTTCTGGTTCGCCCTCGATCGCTTCCTCTCCGTCTTCCTCGGCACCGTCGGCTTCCGCGGCCGCCTCGGCGACGTCGTTCTGGGCGGCCTCCGGCGTCTCGTCGCCCTCGACCTCGGCATCGGCCGACTGGCGTCGCTCCGGGACGCGCGTCGGGATTTCGGTATCCAACTCGGCCTCGAGTACACGGATGCGTTCTTTCGACTCGACGAGTTCTTCGGTCAGTCCCTCCACGGTGGACTCGAGTTCCTTCACGGTCGCCTCGAGTCGCTCGACGCGATTTTTCGGCATACCTACTAGGGACTGTTCTCGCTACTTAAACGTACGTCAGACATGCGTATTTTTTCTGGTAGATAAACGACGACGAACATCGCCACGTTTCGGCGGTCCGCTCGCGCGTCGATCCGAGACTGCGAGGCACCATTAACATGTTCACGTTTGGCTATTTGCAGTGATGCTTGCTACCATACCTATGGCAATACAGCCACGAACGGGGGTTGCTACGCAATGACCGACGCGACCAATCCGGCGGCGAACGGTGGTATCGACCGACGAGACGCACTGAAACTGTTCGGCGGGTCGGCGCTCGCGGTCGCGCTCGCTGGCTGTACCGAACTCCTGGGCAATGGCGACGGTGACGATTCCTCGCCGTCCGAGACGGGCGACGGCGACGTTCCGGACGAACCGATCCAGGCCGGGTTGCAGACCTTCAGAGAGGGTGCACCCGCCGTGCTCGGCGTGCAGGCGGAGTACGGAGCCGAAACCGCCGTCCGGCGAATCAA
This region of Natronosalvus halobius genomic DNA includes:
- a CDS encoding DUF7518 family protein — protein: MPKNRVERLEATVKELESTVEGLTEELVESKERIRVLEAELDTEIPTRVPERRQSADAEVEGDETPEAAQNDVAEAAAEADGAEEDGEEAIEGEPEDSGTDDIIVA